A genome region from Gossypium hirsutum isolate 1008001.06 chromosome A04, Gossypium_hirsutum_v2.1, whole genome shotgun sequence includes the following:
- the LOC107948955 gene encoding importin subunit beta-1, producing MAMEITQFLLAAQSADAKVRTEAEARLRQFQEQNMPVFLLSLSVELSNDDKPVESRRLAGIVLKNSLDAKDAIRKEQLVQQWMAIDISIKSQIKDSLLRTLGSSVPEARHTAAQVIAKIASIEIPRKQWPELIGSLLNNMTQQDKPAALKQATLEALGYVCEEISHQDLVQDEVNAVLTAVVQGMNLAEHGPEVRLAATKALYNALEFAQTNFENEMERNYIMKVVCDTAMSKEVEIRQAAFECLVAIASAYYEVLEPYMQTLFQLTSNAVKGDEETVALQAIEFWSSICDEEIELQEFESPESGDSGPPHSGFIEKALPSLVPLLLETLLKQEEDQDQDDTIWNISMAGGTCLGLVARTVGDAIVPLVMPFVESNILKQDWRCREAATYAFGSILEGPTVEKLSPLVQAGLDFLLNTMKDGNNHVKDTTAWTLSRIFELLHSPASGFSIISPENLKRVVGVLLESIKDAPNVAEKVCGAIYYLVQGYDDAGPSASLLSPYLTDIISCLISTADRTDGGDSKLRSSAYETLNEVVRCSNIAETSSVIAQLLPVIMNKLGQTMDIQIVSSDDREKQGDLQASLCGVLQVIIQKLSSTDETKTIILQAADQIMLLFLKVFGCRSSTVHEEAMLAIGALAYATGSQFEKYMPEFYKYLEMGLQNFEEYQVCGITVGVVGDICRALDDKVLPYCDGIMGLLLKDLASSELHRSVKPPIFSCFGDIALAIGEHFEKYVPYALPMMQGAAEICAKMETADEEMVDYGNQLRRSIFEAYSGILQGFKTVKPDVMLPYAQHLLKFIELVSRDNQRDESVTKAAVAVMGDLADALGSNIKLLLKDCLFYDEFLCECLRSDDEQLKETAGWTQGMIQRVMVL from the exons ATGGCCATGGAGATCACTCAGTTTCTGCTGGCTGCCCAATCGGCAGATGCAAAAGTTCGGACAGAGGCAGAGGCTAGACTTAGGCAGTTCCAGGAGCAGAACATGCCTGTTTTCCTTCTTTCATTGTCAGTTGAGCTTTCAAATGATGACAAACCTGTTGAGTCCCGTAGATTGGCTGGTATTGTGCTTAAGAATTCATTAGATGCCAAAGATGCTATTAGGAAGGAACAACTTGTTCAACAATGGATGGCAATCGACATTTCTATTAAGTCTCAAATCAAAGACTCTCTGTTGAGGACCCTTGGTTCATCTGTACCTGAGGCAAGGCACACTGCTGCTCAAGTTATTGCGAAAATCGCTTCAATTGAGATTCCTCGGAAGCAGTGGCCTGAACTCATTGGGTCATTGCTGAACAATATGACCCAGCAAGACAAGCCTGCAGCCTTGAAACAAGCAACCTTGGAAGCACTGGGGTATGTTTGTGAAGAAATATCTCATCAGGACCTTGTGCAAGATGAAGTCAATGCTGTTCTCACTGCTGTTGTTCAAGGGATGAACCTAGCTGAACATGGTCCCGAAGTTCGGCTTGCAGCAACCAAGGCTCTGTATAATGCTTTAGAGTTTGCACAGACCAACTTTGAGAATGAGATGGAGCGGAATTACATCATGAAGGTTGTATGTGACACTGCCATGTCCAAAGAGGTGGAAATCAGGCAGGCTGCTTTTGAGTGTCTTGTTGCAATAGCGTCAGCATATTATGAGGTGCTTGAGCCTTACATGCAAACCCTATTTCAGCTTACATCAAATGCTGTAAAGGGCGATGAAGAGACTGTTGCTCTCCAAGCTATTGAGTTTTGGAGCTCTATCTGTGATGAAGAGATTGAACTTCAGGAGTTTGAGAGTCCTGAAAGTGGTGATTCTGGACCTCCGCATTCGGGTTTCATTGAGAAGGCTTTACCGTCTCTTGTTCCTTTGTTGTTGGAAACTTTACTGAAGCAGGAAGAGGATCAAGATCAGGATGATACAATCTGGAATATATCTATGGCTGGTGGGACTTGTCTGGGTCTTGTTGCCAGAACGGTTGGAGATGCTATAGTGCCTCTTGTAATGCCATTTGTGGAATCTAACATTTTGAAGCAAGATTGGCGTTGTAGAGAGGCAGCGACTTATGCATTTGGATCTATCCTTGAAGGTCCAACTGTTGAGAAGCTCTCCCCTTTGGTACAGGCGGGTCTGGACTTTTTGCTTAATACTATGAAGGATGGGAACAACCATGTGAAGGACACAACTGCTTGGACTCTTAGTCGCATTTTTGAGTTGCTGCACAGTCCAGCTAGCGGATTTTCTATCATTTCCCCTGAGAATCTCAAACGAGTTGTGGGTGTGTTGTTAGAGAGCATTAAAGATGCTCCCAATGTAGCTGAGAAAGTTTGTGGGGCAATCTATTACCTTGTCCAAGGCTATGACGATGCAGGGCCTAGTGCCTCTCTTTTGTCACCATATCTCACTGACATAATTAGTTGTCTGATTTCAACTGCTGATCGGACAGATGGGGGTGACTCCAAGCTTAGGTCTTCTGCTTATGAAACCTTGAATGAAGTTGTGAGATGTTCTAACATTGCTGAAACATCTTCCGTTATAGCACAGCTACTACCAGTCATCATGAATAAGTTGGGCCAGACTATGGATATTCAGATTGTGTCATCAGATGACAGGGAAAAGCAAGGGGACTTGCAAGCCTCTCTTTGTGGTGTTTTGCAGGTTATCATCCAGAAACTTAGCAGCACAGATGAAACCAAAACAATCATACTTCAGGCGGCTGATCAGATCATGCTTCTGTTCCTCAAGGTGTTTGGCTGCCGTAGCTCTACTGTTCACGAGGAAGCAATGCTTGCAATAGGTGCTCTTGCCTATGCCACTGGATCTCAGTTTGAGAAGTACATGCCTGAGTTCTATAAGTATCTTGAGATGGGACTGCAGAATTTTGAGGAATACCAGGTTTGTGGAATCACAGTTGGGGTTGTTGGTGATATCTGCCGTGCCTTGGATGACAAGGTCTTACCTTATTGTGATGGCATCATGGGTCTTCTTTTAAAGGATCTTGCTAGTTCAGAACTTCACCGGTCTGTAAAGCCTCCTATATTCTCTTGCTTTGGGGACATTGCTCTTGCAATAGGAGAGCACTTTGAGAAGTATGTCCCGTATGCTTTGCCCATGATGCAGGGAGCAGCTGAAATCTGTGCCAAGATGGAAACAGCTGATGAGGAGATGGTGGATTATGGCAACCAGCTCCGACGAAGTATTTTTGAAGCTTATTCGGGTATCCTCCAAGGTTTTAAGACCGTGAAGCCTGATGTGATGTTGCCCTATGCCCAACATCTTTTGAAGTTTATAGAATTGGTCTCTAGAGACAATCAAAG GGATGAAAGTGTGACAAAAGCTGCGGTTGCTGTTATGGGTGATCTTGCAGATGCTCTTGGATCCAACATAAAGCTTTTGCTTAAAGACTGCTTGTTTTACGATGAATTTCTATGTGAATGTCTCCGATCTGATGATGAGCAGCTGAAGGAGACTGCAGGTTGGACCCAGGGTATGATTCAACGCGTCATGGTTTTATGA
- the LOC121228173 gene encoding protein NODULATION SIGNALING PATHWAY 2 yields the protein MFISYFIYTYAKIQSKTNFALNITKMMQSQDFTPSWPLVNSTIDQLEPYGFNMAVHFDAASSFHTSVDSFFSNEILPFSPYDFDDDLLRVTVPWEDISAPLAGLDSMLTDGVEESFPLSSQRQDVWSPCSSIRSSEASTDTMQSPLTMPVLGGEAMAIDNQLPLFHLLKAHGDATEKNQTDLAEVILRCVSEKGNPVGETLERIAFNLSQDIQNQNNYYLMQESSKNFEVAFRTFYQIFPYGRFAHFAATSAILEAIPNDAEQLHIVDFDLGVGIQWPSLIEAIAGNWQHKTLRLTSIKLGNDHSPWRFQHTRRLLCDHARSFGLNFKVEEIGIHDLVNEFMAIKKQGGGTKEWLAFNCMVGLPHMGKNKSRKLVNEFLGIAKQLLTSCGDNTRTTKRGIITLGEGDACEKLKDGTGSSFGAYFNAQLMHYQATMESMESNMAKHLVQARLAMECLFVGPNICAQAWFQKWKEMNETCYFQAGTTLEGLKVSRGRVMEAKEMVKERENSYEVSIGGDSGNELTLDWRGITLVKVSSWRN from the coding sequence ATGTTTATCTCCtactttatatatacatatgccaAAATTCAAAGCAAAACAAATTTTGCTCTTAACATCACAAAGATGATGCAATCACAAGACTTTACCCCTTCATGGCCATTGGTGAATTCAACTATAGATCAATTAGAACCCTATGGTTTTAATATGGCTGTCCATTTTGATGCTGCTTCTTCATTCCATACCAGTGTGGATTCCTTCTTCTCCaatgaaattttaccattttcaccctATGATTTTGATGACGATCTGCTTCGGGTCACAGTACCATGGGAGGATATTTCAGCACCCTTGGCAGGGCTTGATTCTATGTTGACTGATGGGGTTGAAGAAAGTTTTCCTTTGTCCTCTCAAAGGCAAGATGTATGGAGTCCTTGTTCATCTATAAGATCCAGCGAGGCCTCGACCGATACGATGCAATCGCCACTTACTATGCCAGTCCTAGGAGGAGAAGCCATGGCAATTGATAATCAGTTGCCCTTATTTCATCTGCTCAAGGCTCATGGAGACGCTACAGAGAAGAACCAGACAGACCTTGCAGAGGTAATCTTAAGGTGTGTGAGTGAGAAAGGTAATCCAGTTGGTGAAACTTTGGAACGGATTGCATTCAATTTATCACAAGATATTCAAAACCAAAACAATTATTATCTAATGCAAGAGTCTAGCAAGAACTTTGAGGTTGCCTTCAGGACTTTCTACCAGATATTCCCATATGGAAGGTTTGCTCATTTTGCTGCTACCTCGGCAATCCTCGAAGCCATACCCAACGATGCAGAGCAGCTACACATCGTTGATTTTGACCTTGGTGTCGGGATCCAATGGCCTTCATTGATTGAGGCCATAGCAGGAAATTGGCAACATAAGACATTGAGACTGACTTCAATAAAATTGGGAAATGATCACTCTCCATGGAGGTTTCAACACACAAGAAGGCTACTTTGTGACCATGCTAGGTCCTTTGGCCTAAACTTTAAAGTTGAAGAAATCGGAATACATGATTTGGTGAATGAGTTCATGGCAATAAAGAAACAAGGTGGTGGTACTAAAGAATGGTTGGCATTCAATTGCATGGTGGGACTCCCACACATGGGCAAAAACAAGAGCAGGAAGCTTGTAAATGAGTTCCTAGGCATAGCTAAACAATTATTGACAAGTTGTGGTGACAATACAAGAACAACAAAAAGGGGAATTATAACGCTTGGTGAAGGAGATGCTTGTGAGAAACTTAAAGATGGTACAGGCTCAAGTTTTGGGGCATATTTTAATGCGCAATTGATGCACTACCAAGCTACTATGGAATCAATGGAATCCAACATGGCAAAGCACCTGGTCCAAGCAAGACTGGCAATGGAGTGTTTGTTTGTAGGGCCTAATATCTGTGCACAAGCTTGGTTCCAAAAATGGAAGGAGATGAATGAAACATGCTATTTCCAGGCAGGGACGACATTGGAAGGATTGAAGGTAAGCAGAGGTAGAGTAATGGAAGCTAAAGAAATGGTGAAAGAAAGGGAAAATTCTTATGAGGTGAGTATTGGAGGGGATTCTGGAAATGAGTTAACCTTGGACTGGAGAGGAATTACACTGGTCAAAGTTTCCTCCTGGAGAAATTAA
- the LOC107899583 gene encoding GILT-like protein 3 isoform X1, producing the protein MSFSKLLYLLLLVNFIFIYQSHSSPDNNVTKAQSHIKPKKVHLSLYYESLCPYCRSFIVSQLVKVFNTDLLNIINLRLVPWGNAQYVKPNKTIIFQHGEDECYLNTIHACAISIWPDPRKHFNFIYCIENQGLPIKDNQHLTVWKQCGKPALLDPVWIRNSSRTAMTVDMEESFYCSMLLKLIISIQNIYMSPG; encoded by the exons ATGTCATTTTCTAAGTTACTCTACCTTCTTCTCCTTGTAAACTTCATTTTCATCTATCAATCTCATTCCTCTCCAGATAACAATGTCACCAAAGCTCAATCTCATATCAAACCAAAGAAGGTTCATTTGTCTCTATATTATGAGTCTCTATGTCCATATTGCCGGAGTTTCATTGTAAGTCAACTTGTGAAGGTCTTCAACACTGATCTTCTCAATATTATCAATCTCAGGCTAGTTCCATGGGGCAATGCTCAATATGTAAAACCTAACAAGACCATCATTTTCCAG CACGGTGAAGATGAATGTTACCTCAACACTATACATGCCTGCGCCATCAGCATCTGGCCTGATCCG AGAAAGCATTTCAACTTTATCTACTGTATTGAAAATCAAGGCCTTCCCATCAAGGATAATCAGCACTTGACGGTATGGAAGCAGTGTGGAAAGCCTGCTCTGCTAGATCCGGTATGGATCAGAAACTCATCAAGGACTGCTATGACAGTGGATATGGAAGAAAG CTTTTACTGCAGTATGCTACTGAAACTGATCATCTCAATCCAAAACATTTATATGTCCCCTGGGTGA
- the LOC107899583 gene encoding uncharacterized protein isoform X2, with protein MSPKLNLISNQRRLVPWGNAQYVKPNKTIIFQHGEDECYLNTIHACAISIWPDPRKHFNFIYCIENQGLPIKDNQHLTVWKQCGKPALLDPVWIRNSSRTAMTVDMEESFYCSMLLKLIISIQNIYMSPG; from the exons ATGTCACCAAAGCTCAATCTCATATCAAACCAAAGAAG GCTAGTTCCATGGGGCAATGCTCAATATGTAAAACCTAACAAGACCATCATTTTCCAG CACGGTGAAGATGAATGTTACCTCAACACTATACATGCCTGCGCCATCAGCATCTGGCCTGATCCG AGAAAGCATTTCAACTTTATCTACTGTATTGAAAATCAAGGCCTTCCCATCAAGGATAATCAGCACTTGACGGTATGGAAGCAGTGTGGAAAGCCTGCTCTGCTAGATCCGGTATGGATCAGAAACTCATCAAGGACTGCTATGACAGTGGATATGGAAGAAAG CTTTTACTGCAGTATGCTACTGAAACTGATCATCTCAATCCAAAACATTTATATGTCCCCTGGGTGA
- the LOC121228174 gene encoding gamma-interferon-responsive lysosomal thiol protein, whose product MGYLQQFIFFILVALPFMFISPTHSSLANGNVNILPPTNTSDKVTLALYYETLCPYCADFITNDLVKVFLSDLYTIVNLKLVPWGNADILGDEPHCQHGEDECYLNTIHSCVIYYWPDVKKHFDFIRCTEQQSSKKRLVKNRAAMWKQCSEKLGMSAHRINKCYTSGYGLKLLLQYANETAKLKPPHEYVPWVVVDNQPLKDDFENFVKYVCEAYKGADKPEACKTQATSVSSTHDKMANRIHPGCYASEIANLG is encoded by the exons ATGGGTTATCTTCAAcaatttatcttctttattctgGTTGCTCTGCCATTCATGTTTATTTCTCCAACTCATTCCTCTTTAGCTAATGGTAATGTTAATATATTGCCTCCTACCAATACAAGCGATAAGGTCACTTTGGCTCTGTACTATGAAACTTTATGCCCATATTGTGCCGACTTTATCACAAATGACCTTGTAAAGGTCTTCCTCAGTGATCTGTATACCATTGTCAATCTAAAATTAGTCCCTTGGGGCAATGCTGACATTCTTGGCGATGAACCCCATTGCCAG catggagaagatgaatgcTACTTAAATACTATACATAGCTGTGTCATCTACTACTGGCCTGATGTG AAAAAGCACTTTGATTTTATTCGCTGCACGGAGCAACAAAGCTCAAAGAAACGGCTGGTTAAGAACAGAGCAGCAATGTGGAAACAATGCAGTGAAAAGCTGGGAATGAGTGCTCACAGAATCAACAAATGCTATACTTCTGGATATGGACTTAAGCTTCTGCTACAATATGCTAATGAGACTGCAAAGCTAAAGCCACCCCATGAGTATGTGCCATGGGTGGTGGTGGATAATCAGCCACTCAAAGAT gactttgaaaattttgtgaaatatgtCTGTGAAGCTTATAAAGGTGCCGATAAACCAGAAGCATGCAAAACACAAGCAACCAGTGTCAGCTCAACCCATGATAAGATGGCAAACAGAATACATCCAGGATGCTATGCTAGTGAAATTGCAAATTTGGGATAG